A genomic segment from Malus domestica chromosome 05, GDT2T_hap1 encodes:
- the LOC103425819 gene encoding uncharacterized protein: MAVLRNRGGGNSGENGGATVETESAGASGYEQFRDQRIRENKERLQKLGILDLALKLKTEAAAPKRPHRPKTHSPLPGSGSPRRSSRLKSVAPVDYVQKKRPMKKDENPKSPKRSVEIFIKEGSRPEIYTEEHEKLLGDCVESWELGVDGYGEDGRRIYDPVKGEFCHQCRHKTLGHHTQCWKCDWVQGQFCGDCLYMRYGENVMEASENPDWTCPVCRGICNCNCCRQVKGWEPTGNVYRKVVKLGYKSVAHYLIQSRHPSTNTETTGEEVLAEGSTPSAESFSHDESSGIGSGSDTSKHVGDNDVGNADAVAADVAVNSEAKKKLRRSTRLSGN, encoded by the exons ATGGCGGTTCTGAGAAATCGAGGCGGAGGAAACTCCGGAGAGAACGGCGGAGCAACCGTAGAGACTGAAAGCGCAGGTGCTTCAGGGTACGAGCAGTTCAGGGACCAAAGGATCAGAGAGAACAAGGAGAGATTGCAAAAGCTGGGCATTTTGGACCTTGCCCTGAAGCTCAAGACCGAAGCTGCCGCCCCAAAACGTCCCCACCGGCCTAAAACCCACAGCCCACTTCCTGGTTCCGGATCCCCCAGGCGCTCTTCTAG GTTGAAGAGCGTGGCTCCAGTAGATTATGTGCAAAAGAAGAGGCCTATGAAGAAAGACGAGAACCCAAAGAGCCCAAAGAGGAGTGTTGAAATTTTTATAAAGGAAGGTTCAAGGCCAGAGATCTATACAGAGGAGCATGAGAAGCTGTTAGGGGATTGCGTTGAAAGCTGGGAGTTGGGTGTTGATGGCTATGGGGAAGATGGGAGGCGCATTTATGATCCGGTTAAGGGAGAATTTTGCCACCAATGCAG GCATAAAACTCTTGGTCATCATACACAGTGCTGGAAATGTGACTGGGTCCAAGGGCAGTTTTGTGGAGATTGCTTATACATGAG ATATGGAGAGAATGTTATGGAAGCCAGCGAAAATCCTGATTGGACATGTCCTGTTTGTCGGGGCATCTGTAACTGCAATTGCTGCCGTCAAGTGAAGGGGTGGGAACCCACTGGTAATGTGTATAGAAAG GTCGTAAAATTGGGTTACAAATCTGTGGCACATTATCTCATTCAAAGCCGCCATCCCTCAACAAACACAGAAACCACAGGTGAAGAGGTTCTTGCAGAGGGATCAACTCCTTCAGCAGAGAGCTTTTCACATGATGAATCTTCAGGAATTGGCAGTGGCTCTGATACTAGCAAGCATGTTGGTGACAACGATGTGGGTAATGCAGATGCTGTTGCTGCTGATGTTGCTGTTAACAGTGAGGCAAAGAAAAAGCTGAGAAGGAGTACAAGGCTGAGTGGGAATTAA
- the LOC103425829 gene encoding B3 domain-containing protein At4g34400-like, whose protein sequence is MARMPKEEKKPTFFQIICKGFNTEKLTVPRKFLTHILKELSERASLKLKGSSDYSWTVNVTKTPKGAVRFNGGWQEFLKDNSLGHGDFLVFTYDGKMQFSIDIFDNTACHRIDDKINPNSNSSSGDASVQNLSSSESSEFDESIEEEEDDSCKDSEATCEDNISEDSEATRTESFKSNFPHYNDTYSSLQPSPGSISPKGKVLR, encoded by the exons ATGGCAAGAATGCCCAAGGAGGAGAAGAAGCCTACCTTCTTTCAGATTATTTGCAAAGGTTTCAACACTGAAAAATTG ACTGTCCCACGAAAGTTCTTGACACATATACTGAAGGAGCTGTCCGAGAGAGCAAGTTTGAAACTGAAAGGTTCTTCAGATTACTCATGGACTGTCAATGTGACTAAAACACCAAAAGGTGCGGTGCGTTTCAATGGTGGCTGGCAGGAGTTCTTGAAGGATAACTCCTTGGGTCACGGCGACTTTTTGGTGTTCACTTATGATGGAAAGATGCAATTCAGCATAGATATATTCGACAACACTGCATGTCACAGAATCGATGACAAGATCAACCCCAATTCAAACAGCTCTTCTGGTGACGCTTCGG TTCAAAACCTTTCAAGTTCCGAATCCAGTGAGTTTGATGAGAGtatagaagaggaagaagatgacagTTGCAAGGACTCGGAAGCTACCTGTGAAGACAACATATCTGAGGATTCAGAAGCTACACGGACTGAATCTTTCAAATCTAACTTTCCTCATTACAATGACACATA TTCGTCCCTTCAGCCTTCTCCAGGAAGCATTTCCCCCAAGGGAAAAGTTTTGAGGTGA
- the LOC103437345 gene encoding uncharacterized protein, translating into MGKITMAKKKKNTIMVTPLMMVMMTMYVFVGDAADTNSVYDPCSDAKIQRLDGFTFGLAFSKKDKFFFNQTQLSPCDKRLSLTGNDAQLAVFRPKVDEMSFLSINNSTFSPIKAGGYMVAFAGRKYAARSPPILVADDSHTITSFTLVLEFERGTLLNLYWKKFGCKACSGDYSVCLNDEDCAVPNSKCKGSGGSFDCNLSIQLAFSGTDKHLQVLNSWYEVKNLRKYSLYALFSNLLQ; encoded by the exons ATGGGGAAGATAACAAtggcgaagaagaagaagaacacgATCATGGTCACACCATTGATGATGGTAATGATGACGATGTATGTATTTGTTGGAGATGCAGCTGATACAAACAGTGTTTATGATCCATGCTCAGATGCAAAAATCCAGAGATTAGATGGGTTTACTTTTGGCCTTGCATTTTCAAAAAAAGACAAGTTCTTTTTTAATCAGACTCAACTTTCTCCGTGTGACAAGCGGCTTTCGCTCACCGGAAATGATGCCCAGCTTGCTGTGTTTAGGCCTAAAGTTGATGAGATGTCTTTCCTAAGCATCAACAACAGCACCTTCAGTCCG ATCAAGGCTGGTGGGTACATGGTAGCTTTTGCCGGACGGAAGTATGCAGCAAGATCACCCCCAATATTGGTTGCTGATGACTCACACACCATAACAAGCTTCACCTTg GTACTTGAATTCGAAAGGGGGACTCTTCTTAATTTGTATTGGAAGAAATTCGGGTGCAAGGCATGCTCCGGGGACTATTCTGTGTGCCTCAACGATGAAGATTGTGCTGTTCCAAATTCAAAATGTAAAGGCAGTGGTGGATCTTTTGACTGCAACCTAAGCATACAGTTGGCCTTCTCAGGAACAGACAAGCATCTTCAAGTGCTTAACTCCTGGTATGAGGTGAAAAATCTTCGGAAGTACTCACTCTATGCCCTATTCTCCAATCTTCTGCAGTAA